One segment of Candidatus Fermentibacter sp. DNA contains the following:
- a CDS encoding NAD(P)H-hydrate dehydratase, with protein sequence MTRWVTPAEMETLDRQAIQSGTPAETLMETAGAAVAGLAQRMFPGRDARMDVFCGPGNNGGDGFVAARLLRRQGYTVRAVLASDSASGISPLCMKNLVRFKDEGGAVTGMNHLGDLTGEPELGIDALLGTGFHGSLEGSVAACTQFLGRCGTVLAVDTPSGVNGEDGSIDPLTVPASVTLALAAPKLGCLILPGCASAGAVFRADIGIDVPERPDRMVFDFEAAAAALPERPAHAHKGTFGRVLLLGGSELMPGAPILMSLGALRAGAGLVRLFVPYPAAGAVFGRVPEVVCGYFLPGDVTSLPGPSGFDCAAIGPGMGDGVETSKVVRHILSNWTLPVVFDADALNVLSGAIAEIAMKKGPSVLTPHAGELQRLAGRAAGSREELWEMASVMSRATGSIMLLKGRPSVVFSPDGGRALIPCGNSGLATGGSGDVLTGMAAAFLGQGMEPSAAAAEAAFLHGLAADIIAAGSSSRSMLPSDVAGTLGSAFRLLETGPPAGLLRIEGRWNGRLWDIP encoded by the coding sequence GTGACCCGCTGGGTGACCCCGGCCGAGATGGAGACCCTGGACAGGCAGGCCATCCAGTCCGGCACTCCGGCCGAGACCCTCATGGAGACCGCCGGGGCGGCCGTAGCCGGGCTGGCGCAGCGGATGTTCCCGGGGAGGGACGCCCGCATGGACGTCTTCTGCGGTCCCGGCAACAACGGCGGCGACGGCTTCGTGGCTGCGCGCCTCCTCAGGCGGCAGGGCTACACGGTTCGCGCCGTCCTGGCATCCGACTCCGCCTCCGGCATATCCCCGCTCTGCATGAAGAACCTAGTCAGGTTCAAGGACGAGGGCGGCGCCGTCACGGGCATGAACCACCTGGGCGATCTCACCGGTGAACCCGAACTCGGCATCGACGCCCTCCTGGGCACCGGCTTCCACGGGAGCCTCGAGGGGTCCGTCGCCGCCTGCACGCAGTTCCTCGGGCGCTGCGGCACGGTCCTGGCCGTGGACACCCCCTCGGGGGTGAACGGAGAGGACGGATCGATCGATCCCCTCACCGTCCCGGCATCGGTGACGCTGGCGCTGGCCGCGCCCAAGCTCGGCTGCCTGATCCTCCCGGGCTGCGCCTCTGCGGGCGCCGTCTTCAGGGCCGACATCGGCATCGATGTCCCGGAACGCCCGGACAGGATGGTCTTCGACTTCGAGGCTGCCGCTGCGGCTCTTCCGGAACGGCCGGCCCACGCACACAAGGGCACTTTCGGCAGGGTGCTGCTGCTGGGGGGCTCGGAGCTGATGCCCGGCGCCCCCATACTCATGTCGCTCGGCGCCCTCCGGGCCGGCGCAGGGCTGGTGAGGCTCTTCGTTCCGTACCCCGCCGCGGGTGCCGTTTTCGGCCGGGTTCCCGAGGTGGTCTGCGGCTACTTCCTGCCCGGGGATGTCACCTCCCTGCCCGGGCCGTCGGGCTTCGACTGCGCGGCAATCGGACCCGGCATGGGGGACGGGGTGGAGACTTCCAAGGTCGTGCGCCACATCCTGTCCAACTGGACCCTGCCGGTCGTCTTCGACGCCGACGCCCTCAACGTCCTCTCGGGCGCCATAGCCGAGATCGCCATGAAGAAGGGCCCGTCCGTGCTGACGCCGCACGCAGGCGAACTCCAGCGGCTCGCGGGCAGGGCGGCCGGCTCGCGCGAGGAGCTCTGGGAGATGGCATCGGTCATGTCGCGGGCCACGGGATCGATCATGCTCCTCAAGGGGCGCCCGTCCGTAGTTTTCTCCCCCGACGGGGGAAGGGCCCTCATCCCGTGCGGGAACAGCGGGCTCGCCACGGGAGGCTCCGGCGACGTGCTCACCGGCATGGCCGCCGCGTTCCTGGGGCAGGGCATGGAACCTTCGGCAGCCGCGGCTGAGGCGGCCTTCCTCCATGGTCTGGCTGCGGACATCATCGCCGCCGGGTCCTCGTCAAGGTCCATGCTTCCCAGCGACGTGGCGGGAACCCTCGGCTCGGCCTTCAGGCTCCTGGAGACCGGTCCCCCCGCCGGGCTCCTGAGAATCGAGGGGAGGTGGAATGGAAGGCTGTGGGATATCCCGTGA
- the acpS gene encoding holo-ACP synthase: MPSSGIRTGIDLVDIPRFGIAAGRRGGAFLERIFTPGELASSPALQSLAGGFAAKEAFLKALGTGLSDGISWHDVEIVHREGGRPDLVLARRAAELLGSGQASLSISHTSTTAVAVVVISGGDAP, from the coding sequence ATGCCTTCCAGTGGGATACGGACAGGAATCGACCTGGTCGACATCCCCAGGTTCGGTATCGCCGCAGGTCGCAGGGGAGGAGCTTTCCTGGAGAGGATCTTCACCCCGGGCGAGCTGGCGTCGAGCCCGGCGCTGCAGAGCCTTGCCGGGGGTTTCGCGGCCAAGGAGGCCTTTCTGAAGGCCCTCGGAACCGGCCTCTCCGACGGGATATCCTGGCACGACGTCGAGATAGTGCACAGGGAAGGCGGACGGCCCGACCTGGTGCTCGCCCGCAGGGCCGCGGAGCTCCTGGGTTCCGGGCAGGCATCCCTGAGCATCAGCCATACTTCCACGACCGCCGTCGCGGTGGTGGTCATCTCGGGCGGTGATGCGCCGTGA